Proteins encoded by one window of Cyanobium sp. NS01:
- a CDS encoding HAD-IIB family hydrolase has translation MPAQSESEPGGSAAPLRLLLISLHGLIRGHDLELGRDADTGGQSKYVVELSRALARHPQVAGVDLVTRLVADPAVSADYAVPLEPLGPGARIVRIEAGPAEYLRKEELWDHLDSFTDNLLAWIQAQPQRPDVLHSHYADAGYVGVRLAHRTGLPLVHTGHSLGRDKYRRLLSMGLSLEQIESRYNISRRIDAEEEVITQASLVITSTRNEIEDQYGLYDGSIPAKMVVIPPGTDLEQFHLPEAAPNGSSDHDIAAAESFKASLAWFLKQPQKPIILALSRPDLRKNLITLVEAYGASLPLQEQANLVIVAGNRDDIRDLDEGPQAVFIELLVAIDSHGLHGRVALPKHHSAEQVPMIYRLAAASRGVFINPALTEPFGLTLLEAAASGLPVVATENGGPVDIIANCRNGLLVDPLNTGAMAEALLAILADSRRWQSFSSNGARLVARHYSWDAHAETYLCKLRHLVEGSLDVPAPPMVRSTRGHSKALFSAVDNTLLGDRAGLDQLSAVLRERGNDWLFGIASGRRLDSVLGIIREYAIPLPDILITSLGTEIYYSPNWLPDLAWASHINHLWTPWVIRRLLRELPGLHLQARNEQSTFKLSYHYDGALAPAVEEVRALLRQHELSVNLTLSFGQYLDLVPARASKGQALRFAAQRWRIPLERILVTGGSGGDEDMLRGNTLGVVVANRHCEELSNLGETEHIYLASQSHARGILEAIDHYDFLSL, from the coding sequence TTGCCAGCCCAGTCCGAGTCTGAGCCCGGCGGTTCCGCAGCGCCGCTGCGCCTGCTGCTGATCAGCCTGCATGGCCTCATCCGCGGCCACGATCTGGAACTGGGCCGCGACGCCGACACGGGCGGCCAGAGCAAATATGTGGTGGAGCTCTCCCGGGCGCTGGCTCGCCACCCCCAGGTGGCGGGGGTGGATCTGGTGACCCGGCTGGTGGCCGATCCGGCTGTGAGCGCCGACTACGCCGTGCCGCTGGAGCCGCTCGGGCCCGGGGCCCGGATCGTGCGCATTGAGGCCGGTCCGGCGGAGTACCTGCGCAAGGAGGAGCTCTGGGACCACCTCGACAGCTTCACCGACAACCTGCTGGCCTGGATCCAGGCCCAGCCCCAGCGGCCCGATGTGCTGCACAGCCACTACGCCGATGCCGGCTATGTGGGAGTGAGGCTGGCCCACCGCACTGGACTGCCCCTGGTGCACACCGGCCACTCCCTGGGGCGGGACAAGTACCGGCGGCTGCTCTCGATGGGGCTGTCGCTGGAGCAGATCGAGAGCCGATACAACATCTCGCGCCGCATCGATGCCGAGGAAGAGGTGATCACCCAGGCCTCCCTGGTGATCACCAGCACCCGCAATGAGATCGAAGATCAATACGGGCTCTATGACGGTTCCATCCCCGCCAAGATGGTGGTGATACCGCCGGGCACCGATCTCGAGCAGTTCCACCTGCCTGAGGCCGCCCCGAACGGCTCGTCTGATCACGACATCGCCGCTGCCGAGTCGTTCAAGGCCAGCCTGGCGTGGTTTCTGAAGCAGCCGCAGAAGCCGATCATCCTGGCCCTGTCACGGCCCGATCTGCGCAAGAACCTGATCACGCTGGTGGAGGCCTACGGCGCCAGCCTGCCCCTGCAGGAACAGGCCAACCTGGTGATCGTGGCCGGCAACCGCGATGACATCCGCGATCTCGATGAGGGTCCGCAGGCCGTGTTCATCGAGCTGTTGGTGGCGATCGACAGCCATGGGCTGCATGGCCGGGTGGCGCTGCCCAAGCATCACAGCGCCGAGCAGGTGCCGATGATCTACCGCCTGGCCGCGGCCTCGCGGGGGGTGTTCATCAATCCGGCCCTCACCGAGCCGTTCGGGCTCACGCTGCTGGAGGCGGCCGCCAGTGGCTTGCCCGTGGTGGCCACCGAAAACGGTGGACCGGTGGACATCATCGCCAACTGCCGCAATGGCCTGCTGGTGGACCCCCTCAACACCGGGGCCATGGCCGAGGCTCTGCTGGCGATCCTGGCCGACTCCCGCCGCTGGCAGAGCTTCTCCAGTAACGGTGCCCGGCTGGTGGCCCGCCACTACTCCTGGGACGCCCATGCCGAGACCTACCTGTGCAAACTGCGCCACCTGGTGGAGGGCAGTCTCGACGTGCCGGCACCACCGATGGTGCGCAGCACCCGCGGCCACAGCAAGGCTCTGTTCTCGGCGGTGGACAACACCCTGCTGGGCGACCGGGCCGGCCTCGACCAGCTCAGCGCCGTGCTCAGGGAGCGCGGCAACGACTGGCTGTTCGGCATCGCCAGCGGCCGCCGCCTCGATTCGGTGCTGGGCATCATCCGCGAGTACGCCATTCCCCTGCCGGACATCCTGATCACCAGCCTGGGCACGGAGATCTACTACTCGCCGAACTGGTTGCCCGATCTGGCCTGGGCCTCCCACATCAACCACCTGTGGACCCCGTGGGTGATCCGGCGGCTGCTGCGGGAACTGCCTGGGCTGCACCTCCAGGCGCGCAACGAACAGAGCACCTTCAAGTTGTCGTATCACTACGACGGCGCTCTGGCTCCCGCGGTGGAGGAGGTGCGGGCCCTGCTGCGGCAGCACGAGCTGTCGGTGAATCTCACCCTGTCCTTCGGCCAGTATCTGGATCTGGTGCCGGCCCGCGCCTCCAAGGGCCAGGCGCTGCGCTTCGCGGCCCAGCGCTGGCGGATCCCCCTGGAGCGAATCCTGGTCACCGGCGGTTCAGGGGGCGATGAAGACATGCTGCGCGGCAACACCCTCGGCGTGGTGGTGGCCAACCGCCATTGCGAGGAACTCTCCAACCTGGGCGAGACGGAACACATCTACCTGGCCTCCCAGTCCCATGCCCGGGGCATTCTCGAGGCGATCGACCACTACGACTTCCTCAGCCTCTAG
- a CDS encoding molybdopterin molybdotransferase MoeA, translating into MTEPFPAEGLPLDVARRQVLEALHPLPGSEELPLAAALGRVTAAAVVAAQAVPGFRASIMDGYALAGSAPPPPLGSRWRLVGRSAPGAPFERPLQAGEALRILTGAPVPEGSERVLPQELAGVDPAGTELVLQREAGANPWIRAADEEAAPGQVLIGAGQRLGPADLARLASCGVACLPLRPQPRLGLLISGDELTPVGQPRPAGAIWESNGTLLEALLARLGYGVQAPLVVADDPQSLRRSLEQLAASCDVVVSTGGVSAGDSDWIRPLVEELGAVAFWKLLLRPGRPFAFGAVLGRPFFGLPGNPVAAAITALQLLWPALQRLEGAEVTLLPRLQVQLATPLRRSPGRPELARARLEVGPAGQLLARLEGSQASSRIGSLQGADLLLELPADCAGLEAGASVWAQLLRLPIF; encoded by the coding sequence ATGACAGAACCGTTCCCCGCTGAGGGCCTGCCGCTGGACGTCGCCCGCCGCCAGGTGCTGGAGGCACTCCACCCCCTCCCCGGCTCGGAAGAGCTGCCCCTGGCCGCGGCGCTGGGCCGGGTCACGGCCGCGGCGGTGGTGGCGGCCCAGGCGGTGCCGGGGTTCCGTGCCTCGATCATGGATGGCTACGCCCTGGCTGGCTCGGCGCCGCCGCCGCCCCTCGGCAGCCGCTGGCGGCTGGTGGGACGCTCCGCCCCCGGCGCCCCGTTCGAGCGCCCGCTCCAGGCCGGCGAGGCCCTGCGCATTCTCACGGGGGCTCCGGTGCCTGAGGGCTCGGAGCGGGTGCTGCCCCAGGAGCTGGCGGGGGTCGATCCAGCCGGCACCGAGCTGGTGTTGCAGCGCGAGGCTGGAGCCAACCCCTGGATCCGGGCGGCCGACGAGGAGGCTGCCCCCGGCCAGGTGCTGATCGGGGCCGGCCAGCGCCTGGGGCCCGCCGACCTGGCCCGGCTGGCCAGCTGCGGCGTGGCCTGCCTGCCGCTGCGGCCGCAGCCGCGGCTGGGCCTGCTGATCAGCGGCGATGAGCTCACGCCGGTGGGGCAGCCGCGGCCAGCGGGGGCGATCTGGGAGAGCAACGGCACCCTGCTGGAGGCTCTGCTGGCGCGGCTGGGCTACGGCGTGCAGGCCCCCCTGGTGGTGGCCGATGACCCGCAGAGTCTGCGGCGGTCCCTTGAGCAGCTCGCGGCCAGCTGCGATGTGGTCGTGAGCACCGGTGGGGTGTCGGCGGGCGACAGCGACTGGATCCGTCCCCTGGTGGAGGAGCTGGGCGCCGTGGCGTTCTGGAAGCTGCTCCTCAGGCCGGGCCGCCCCTTTGCCTTCGGGGCGGTGCTGGGCCGGCCGTTCTTCGGGCTGCCGGGCAACCCGGTGGCGGCGGCGATCACGGCGCTGCAGCTGCTCTGGCCGGCCCTGCAGCGGCTGGAGGGCGCCGAGGTGACCCTGCTGCCGCGCCTGCAGGTGCAGCTGGCCACGCCCCTGCGGCGTTCCCCGGGCCGGCCTGAGCTGGCCCGGGCCCGCCTGGAGGTGGGGCCTGCGGGCCAGCTCCTGGCCCGGTTGGAAGGCAGCCAGGCCTCTTCCCGGATCGGCTCGTTGCAGGGGGCAGACCTGTTGCTGGAACTCCCCGCCGACTGCGCTGGCCTCGAGGCGGGGGCCAGCGTCTGGGCCCAGCTGCTGCGGCTGCCGATCTTCTAG
- a CDS encoding MFS transporter — MAPPQRSRTSTLACAFLTLLNDRLSESLIFPLLPFLLAGFSSDGRILGLLAGSYALAQFSFTPLIGALSDHLGRRPVIAGCVGGSVLGLGLFALTLSIDWSTIPWAAGSALPLGLLFLGRLVDGVSGGTAATASAALADITPPEKRAKAFGLIGVAFGLGFILGPAMGGLLGRINVILPLMIAVGIAVLNLVLVLAVLPETHPPEARLPLPRRRDLQPFSQLARVFSNPQVRRLCAAFFLFFLGFSGFTAVLVLYFKQAFDWGPGLAGAAFLVVGLVATVVQGGLIGPLVKRFGEWRLSLAGLGFVIAGCLLVALADRANATTLVFNGVGLLALGTGLVTPCLRSLVSRRLDDSGQGAALGSLQGLQSLAGFIGPPLGGLAFETISWRSPLWLGIALMLGVVALVAGGLPNRSVKSG, encoded by the coding sequence GTGGCCCCTCCGCAGCGTTCGCGCACCTCCACCCTGGCCTGCGCCTTCCTCACGCTGCTCAACGACCGCCTCAGCGAGTCGCTGATCTTTCCGCTGCTGCCCTTTCTGCTGGCGGGGTTCAGCAGTGATGGCCGCATTCTCGGGCTGCTGGCCGGCAGCTATGCCCTGGCCCAGTTCAGCTTCACGCCGCTGATCGGCGCCCTCAGCGACCATCTCGGCCGCCGCCCCGTGATCGCGGGTTGCGTGGGCGGATCGGTGCTCGGCCTGGGCCTGTTCGCCCTCACCCTCTCGATCGACTGGAGCACGATTCCCTGGGCGGCCGGCAGTGCCCTGCCCCTGGGCCTGTTGTTCCTGGGACGGCTGGTGGACGGCGTCAGCGGCGGTACCGCCGCCACCGCCAGCGCCGCCCTGGCGGACATCACCCCGCCGGAGAAGCGGGCCAAGGCCTTCGGCCTGATCGGGGTGGCCTTCGGGCTCGGCTTCATCCTGGGGCCGGCCATGGGCGGACTGCTGGGCCGCATCAACGTGATCCTGCCGCTGATGATCGCCGTGGGCATCGCGGTGCTCAACCTGGTGCTGGTGCTGGCGGTGCTGCCGGAGACCCATCCCCCCGAGGCGCGCCTGCCCCTGCCGCGGCGCCGCGACCTGCAACCCTTCAGCCAGCTGGCAAGGGTGTTCAGCAACCCCCAGGTGCGCCGGCTCTGCGCCGCCTTCTTTCTGTTCTTTCTCGGCTTCAGCGGCTTCACCGCCGTGCTGGTGCTCTATTTCAAGCAGGCCTTCGACTGGGGCCCGGGCCTGGCCGGTGCCGCCTTCCTGGTGGTGGGCCTGGTCGCCACCGTGGTGCAGGGGGGGCTGATCGGTCCGCTGGTGAAGCGCTTCGGTGAGTGGCGGCTCAGCCTGGCCGGCCTCGGTTTCGTGATCGCAGGCTGCCTGCTGGTGGCCCTGGCAGACCGCGCCAACGCCACGACGCTGGTATTCAACGGTGTGGGCCTGCTGGCCCTGGGCACCGGGTTGGTGACCCCCTGCCTGCGCTCCCTGGTGTCGCGCCGGCTCGACGATTCCGGCCAGGGGGCCGCCCTGGGCAGCCTGCAGGGACTGCAGAGTCTGGCGGGCTTCATCGGCCCGCCGCTGGGGGGCCTGGCCTTCGAGACCATCAGCTGGAGGAGCCCGCTGTGGCTCGGCATCGCCCTGATGCTGGGGGTCGTGGCGCTGGTGGCTGGAGGACTGCCGAACCGCTCCGTCAAGTCAGGCTGA
- a CDS encoding sigma-70 family RNA polymerase sigma factor, whose product MGTPLQSGSDVNLIDVKKPAASASKSRTPSARASGRLSADSIGWYLSNIGRVPLLTPAEEIELAHHVQAGKRMQVVPLEELTPKQTRQIRMAQRARDRMMAANLRLVVSVAKKYQNQGLELLDLVQEGAIGLERAVDKFDPAMGYKFSTYAYWWIRQGMTRAIDNSARTIRLPIHISEKLSKMRRITRELSHRLGRQPNRLELAHAMDMRPQDLEELMAQSAPCASLDAHARGEEDRSTLGELIADPASNEHFDSMDRHIQKEHLGAWLSQLNEREQKIIRLRFGLEGSEPLTLAEIGRLINVSRERVRQLEAKAIMKLRLMSNYQQAA is encoded by the coding sequence GTGGGGACGCCTTTGCAATCCGGTTCGGACGTCAACTTGATTGACGTCAAAAAGCCGGCCGCATCAGCTTCAAAATCACGCACGCCAAGTGCACGGGCTTCGGGCCGCCTGAGTGCCGATTCCATCGGCTGGTATCTCAGCAACATTGGCCGTGTGCCACTTCTCACGCCGGCCGAAGAAATTGAGCTGGCCCATCACGTTCAGGCCGGCAAGCGTATGCAGGTTGTTCCTCTCGAGGAGCTCACGCCCAAGCAGACGCGCCAGATCCGCATGGCCCAGAGGGCGCGGGATCGCATGATGGCGGCCAACCTGCGCCTAGTGGTGAGCGTGGCCAAGAAGTACCAGAATCAGGGCCTGGAGCTGCTGGATCTGGTCCAGGAAGGGGCCATCGGCCTGGAGCGCGCCGTGGACAAGTTCGATCCGGCCATGGGCTACAAGTTCTCCACCTACGCCTACTGGTGGATTCGCCAGGGCATGACCCGGGCGATCGACAACAGCGCCCGCACGATCCGCCTGCCGATCCACATCAGCGAGAAGCTCTCCAAGATGCGCCGCATCACCAGGGAGCTCTCCCATCGGCTCGGACGGCAACCCAACCGCCTGGAGCTGGCCCATGCCATGGACATGCGCCCCCAGGACCTGGAGGAGCTGATGGCCCAGAGCGCCCCCTGCGCCTCCCTCGATGCCCACGCCCGCGGCGAAGAGGATCGCAGCACCCTGGGCGAGCTGATCGCCGATCCGGCCAGCAACGAACACTTCGACTCGATGGATCGCCACATCCAGAAGGAGCACCTCGGCGCCTGGCTCTCCCAGCTCAACGAACGGGAGCAGAAGATCATCCGCTTGCGCTTCGGCCTGGAGGGCTCCGAGCCTCTCACCCTGGCCGAGATCGGACGTCTGATCAACGTGTCCCGCGAGCGGGTGCGGCAGCTGGAGGCCAAGGCGATCATGAAGCTGCGGCTGATGAGCAACTACCAGCAGGCGGCCTGA
- the moaC gene encoding cyclic pyranopterin monophosphate synthase MoaC — translation MEAPALTHLNSRGEARMVEVGERPPSLRSAVAEGFISMDPALLAAVLEGRTAKGDVLAVARVAAIQAAKRTSELIPLCHPLALTGLDVTIEPAQQRSGLRVEVAARTTGPTGVEMEALTAVQVGLLTLYDMVKSRDPAMTIGPVRLVRKDGGRNGAWVRPEAEV, via the coding sequence TTGGAGGCACCGGCGCTCACCCACCTGAACAGCCGCGGCGAGGCCCGCATGGTGGAGGTGGGGGAGCGGCCCCCCAGCCTGCGCAGCGCCGTGGCGGAGGGCTTCATCAGCATGGACCCGGCGCTGCTGGCGGCGGTGCTGGAGGGCCGCACCGCCAAGGGGGATGTGCTGGCCGTGGCCAGGGTGGCGGCGATCCAGGCGGCCAAGCGCACCTCGGAGCTGATTCCCCTCTGCCACCCCCTGGCCCTGACCGGTCTGGACGTGACGATCGAGCCGGCGCAGCAGCGCTCCGGTCTCAGGGTGGAGGTGGCAGCCCGCACCACCGGCCCCACCGGGGTGGAGATGGAAGCGCTCACGGCCGTGCAGGTGGGTCTGCTCACCCTGTACGACATGGTGAAGTCCCGGGATCCCGCCATGACCATCGGGCCGGTGCGGCTGGTGCGCAAGGACGGTGGGCGGAATGGGGCCTGGGTCCGCCCCGAAGCGGAGGTCTGA
- a CDS encoding diacylglycerol/polyprenol kinase family protein has product MQGWQQQLVGVLAVLSWLAVLAAGATLLRRRWGQEAGEAPREWSRKLVHIGTGAVVPIAWGLGIAREIAVPAAALVTLLAALNHRLRLLPAVEDVGRRSYGTVAYGASIALLLWCCWPQQPATVAAGVLVMAVGDGLAGLIGPLRPSPSWQVLGQRRSLLGTAVMALASAVVLILLASVATGPSPLWVLPIALAATALEQVGVAGIDNLTVPLGVAWLWQALGPS; this is encoded by the coding sequence GTGCAGGGCTGGCAGCAGCAGCTGGTGGGGGTGCTGGCCGTGCTCTCCTGGCTGGCTGTGCTGGCCGCCGGGGCCACCCTGCTGCGGCGCCGCTGGGGCCAGGAAGCGGGCGAGGCACCACGGGAATGGAGCCGCAAGCTGGTGCACATCGGCACAGGCGCGGTCGTGCCGATCGCCTGGGGGCTGGGGATCGCGCGGGAGATCGCCGTGCCAGCAGCGGCCCTGGTGACTCTGCTGGCCGCCCTGAATCACCGCCTGCGCCTGCTGCCGGCGGTGGAGGATGTGGGCCGCCGCAGCTACGGCACGGTGGCCTACGGCGCCTCCATTGCCCTGCTGCTCTGGTGCTGTTGGCCCCAGCAACCGGCCACAGTGGCGGCGGGGGTGCTGGTGATGGCCGTCGGGGACGGCCTGGCCGGATTGATCGGGCCGCTGCGCCCGTCGCCGAGCTGGCAGGTGCTGGGCCAGCGACGCTCCCTGCTGGGCACGGCGGTGATGGCTCTGGCCAGCGCTGTCGTGCTGATCCTGCTGGCCAGCGTCGCTACGGGTCCCTCTCCTCTCTGGGTGCTGCCGATCGCCCTGGCCGCCACCGCCCTGGAACAGGTGGGGGTGGCAGGGATCGACAACCTCACCGTGCCGCTGGGGGTGGCCTGGCTGTGGCAAGCCCTGGGCCCCAGCTGA
- a CDS encoding 3-deoxy-7-phosphoheptulonate synthase, with product MHATTSDLHVVETRPLVAPALLHRELPMGEAAAATVQGARQRIQSILHGRDSRLLVIVGPCSVHDITAAKEYAGLIAEARQRHAAELEVVMRVYFEKPRTTVGWKGLINDPHLDGSYDINTGLRLARELLLHVTELGLPAATELLDPVVPQYIADLISWTAIGARTTESQTHREMASGLSMPIGFKNGTDGTIATAINAVEAAARPHHFLGINQEGCASIVTTTGNPDGHLVLRGGKGGSNYHPEAIEAAAGALEAVGLPSRLLVDCSHGNSNKDYRRQADVAAELAEQVARGSCHLMGVMLESHLVPGQQKIPADLSQLTYGQSITDACIDLNTTEQVLDQLAAAVRAAASERRPLAIA from the coding sequence ATGCACGCCACCACCAGTGATCTCCATGTGGTGGAGACCCGCCCCCTGGTGGCTCCCGCCCTGCTGCATCGCGAGCTGCCCATGGGGGAGGCCGCGGCGGCCACCGTGCAGGGGGCCCGGCAGCGGATCCAGTCGATCCTGCATGGCCGTGACAGCCGCCTGCTGGTGATCGTGGGCCCCTGCTCCGTGCACGACATCACGGCCGCCAAGGAGTACGCAGGGTTGATTGCGGAGGCCCGACAGCGCCACGCCGCCGAGCTGGAGGTGGTGATGCGGGTGTACTTCGAGAAGCCACGCACCACCGTGGGCTGGAAGGGTCTGATCAACGACCCCCACCTGGACGGCAGTTACGACATCAACACCGGCCTGCGCCTGGCCCGCGAGCTGCTGCTGCATGTCACCGAGCTGGGCCTCCCGGCCGCCACGGAGCTGCTGGATCCGGTGGTGCCCCAGTACATCGCCGACCTGATCAGCTGGACCGCCATCGGCGCCCGCACCACCGAGAGCCAGACCCACCGGGAGATGGCATCGGGGCTGTCGATGCCGATCGGCTTCAAGAACGGCACGGACGGCACCATCGCCACAGCCATCAACGCCGTGGAGGCCGCCGCCCGCCCGCACCATTTCCTGGGCATCAATCAGGAGGGGTGCGCCTCGATCGTCACCACCACGGGCAATCCCGATGGTCACCTGGTGCTGCGGGGGGGCAAGGGCGGCAGCAACTACCACCCCGAGGCTATCGAGGCGGCGGCCGGGGCCCTGGAGGCGGTCGGCCTGCCGTCGCGGCTGCTGGTGGACTGCAGCCATGGCAACTCCAACAAGGACTACCGCCGCCAGGCCGATGTGGCCGCCGAGCTGGCCGAGCAGGTGGCGCGCGGCAGCTGTCACCTGATGGGCGTGATGCTGGAGAGCCACCTGGTGCCGGGCCAGCAGAAGATCCCCGCCGACCTGAGCCAGCTCACCTACGGCCAGAGCATCACCGATGCCTGCATTGATCTCAACACCACTGAACAGGTGCTGGATCAGCTGGCCGCCGCCGTGCGCGCGGCGGCCTCAGAGCGGCGGCCCCTGGCCATCGCCTGA
- the ppk1 gene encoding polyphosphate kinase 1, producing MPPAQTTPLVVPELYINRELSWIEFNYRVLAQALDERTPLLEQAKFSAIFSNNLDEFFMVRVASLKSQVDAGLTTLSDDGLTPQQQLEAIQAKLRPLLELQQQHYRHSLKSHLAEYGLLMIDYANLNEAQRHWVDDYFRSAIFPVLTPLAVDPSHPFPFISNLSLNVAVLVRDPDTGQQEFARVKVPQKNLPRFVQIPTELSGRHPAPVFSAVPLEQVVAFNLELLFPGMSVEGHYFFRVTRDADLELRDLEADDLMEALEEGLRKRRRGGEVVRLEVADEVPESVLQLLMQGTAVEEEDVYRVSGPLGLDDLMSLLVVPLPQLKDRPHKGRTSPLLARAQKGLLEDGSLKAEEFESIFSVIRRGDVLLQHPYDLFSTSVEEFLNQAADDPLVLAIKMTLYRTSKDSAVIAALIRAAENGKQVMALVELKARFDEDNNIQWAKRLESSGVHVVYGVLGLKTHTKILLVVRKEKERLNSYVHIGTGNYNARTSSLYTDFGLLTARPEFGADLVELFNYLTGFSKQQSFRRLLVAPVTLRKRKLGLIQREIDHARAGRGGHVRAKMNSLVDPGIIALLYEASQAGVTIELVIRGMCSLRPGLEGISDNIRVVSVIGRFLEHSRVFWFANAGEPEVYLGSADWMSRNLDRRVEAVAPIEDPTLRHQLEAVLDLYLNDAGGWHMRGDGSFEQLPSDGDGQRAQATLMERWRGGLSPARKAVA from the coding sequence ATGCCTCCAGCCCAGACAACACCGCTCGTCGTTCCCGAGCTCTACATCAACCGGGAGTTGAGCTGGATCGAGTTCAACTACAGGGTGCTGGCTCAGGCCCTCGATGAACGCACGCCGCTGCTGGAGCAGGCCAAGTTCAGCGCGATCTTCAGCAACAACCTCGACGAGTTCTTCATGGTGCGGGTGGCTTCGCTGAAGTCACAGGTGGATGCCGGACTGACCACCCTCAGCGATGACGGCCTCACGCCCCAGCAGCAGCTCGAGGCGATCCAGGCCAAATTGCGGCCCCTGCTGGAGCTGCAGCAGCAGCACTACCGCCACTCGCTCAAGAGCCATCTGGCGGAGTACGGCCTGCTGATGATCGACTACGCCAATCTCAATGAGGCCCAGCGCCACTGGGTGGACGACTACTTCCGCTCCGCCATCTTCCCGGTGCTCACGCCCCTGGCGGTGGACCCCTCCCACCCCTTTCCGTTCATCAGCAACCTCAGCCTCAACGTGGCGGTGCTGGTGCGTGACCCCGACACCGGTCAGCAGGAGTTCGCCCGGGTGAAGGTGCCCCAGAAGAACCTGCCCCGCTTCGTGCAGATCCCCACCGAGCTGAGTGGGCGCCATCCCGCCCCGGTGTTCAGCGCCGTGCCGCTGGAGCAGGTGGTGGCCTTCAACCTGGAACTTCTGTTCCCGGGCATGAGCGTGGAGGGCCACTACTTCTTCCGCGTCACCCGCGATGCGGATCTGGAGTTGCGCGATCTCGAAGCCGACGACCTGATGGAGGCCCTGGAGGAGGGCCTGCGCAAGCGTCGGCGCGGTGGCGAGGTGGTGCGTCTGGAGGTGGCCGACGAGGTGCCGGAGTCGGTGCTGCAGCTGCTGATGCAGGGCACCGCCGTGGAAGAGGAGGATGTCTACCGGGTCAGCGGCCCCCTCGGGCTCGACGATCTGATGAGCCTGCTGGTCGTGCCGCTGCCCCAGCTCAAGGACCGGCCCCACAAGGGCCGCACCAGCCCGCTGCTGGCCCGCGCCCAGAAGGGCCTGCTGGAGGACGGTTCCCTCAAGGCGGAGGAGTTCGAGAGCATCTTCTCGGTGATTCGCCGGGGTGATGTGCTGCTGCAGCACCCCTACGACCTGTTCTCCACCTCCGTGGAGGAGTTTCTGAATCAGGCGGCCGACGATCCGCTGGTGCTGGCGATCAAGATGACGCTCTACCGCACCTCGAAGGACTCGGCCGTGATCGCCGCCCTGATCCGGGCGGCCGAGAACGGCAAGCAGGTGATGGCCCTGGTGGAACTCAAGGCCCGCTTCGACGAGGACAACAACATTCAGTGGGCCAAGCGCCTGGAGAGCTCCGGCGTGCATGTGGTGTACGGGGTACTGGGCCTGAAGACCCACACCAAGATCCTGCTGGTGGTGCGCAAGGAGAAGGAGCGGCTCAACAGCTACGTGCACATCGGCACCGGCAACTACAACGCCAGAACCTCAAGCCTCTACACCGACTTCGGACTGCTCACGGCCAGGCCGGAATTCGGTGCCGATCTCGTGGAGCTGTTCAACTACCTCACCGGCTTCTCCAAGCAGCAGAGCTTCCGCCGCTTGTTGGTGGCTCCAGTGACACTGCGGAAGCGCAAGCTGGGGCTGATCCAGCGGGAGATCGACCACGCCAGGGCTGGTCGAGGTGGCCACGTCAGGGCGAAGATGAATTCCCTGGTGGATCCGGGCATCATTGCCCTGCTCTATGAGGCCTCCCAGGCCGGCGTGACGATCGAGCTGGTGATCCGGGGCATGTGCAGCCTGCGGCCGGGTCTGGAAGGAATCAGCGACAACATCCGGGTGGTGAGTGTGATCGGCAGGTTCCTCGAACACTCCCGGGTGTTCTGGTTTGCCAACGCTGGCGAGCCTGAGGTGTACTTAGGCAGTGCCGACTGGATGAGTCGCAACCTCGACCGCCGCGTGGAGGCCGTGGCCCCGATCGAGGATCCGACCCTGCGCCACCAGCTGGAAGCGGTGCTGGACCTCTACCTCAATGACGCCGGCGGCTGGCACATGCGCGGCGATGGCAGCTTTGAGCAGCTGCCCAGCGATGGCGACGGCCAGCGGGCCCAGGCCACCCTGATGGAACGCTGGCGCGGCGGCCTCAGCCCGGCCCGCAAGGCCGTGGCCTGA